In one window of Nocardiopsis aegyptia DNA:
- a CDS encoding energy-coupling factor ABC transporter substrate-binding protein, producing the protein MSDPTKPRAWVTWALLGAVAVLAVLPLMTGAADHLEEPFAGADGEAEGLVTELHPDYEPWLSPVVELPSGEVESGLFALQAAIGAGVVGYVLGVMRTRSRYRNEAASGVTVAATASAAAPATAAEPGARSESGSNTRPATEPEPGPRHGPGTGLRPAPDAEPRPEPAEPPPHGDTAER; encoded by the coding sequence ATGAGCGACCCGACCAAGCCCCGCGCGTGGGTGACCTGGGCGCTGCTGGGCGCCGTGGCCGTGCTCGCGGTCCTGCCGCTGATGACCGGCGCCGCCGACCACCTGGAGGAACCGTTCGCCGGCGCGGACGGCGAGGCCGAGGGCCTGGTGACCGAACTGCATCCGGACTACGAGCCGTGGCTGTCGCCCGTGGTCGAGCTGCCCTCGGGAGAGGTCGAGTCAGGCCTGTTCGCCTTGCAGGCCGCGATCGGAGCCGGGGTCGTCGGCTACGTCCTGGGGGTGATGCGTACGCGGTCGAGGTACCGGAACGAGGCGGCGTCCGGTGTCACCGTGGCGGCGACCGCGTCGGCGGCTGCCCCGGCGACCGCCGCCGAGCCCGGCGCCCGCTCCGAGTCTGGGTCCAACACCCGACCCGCGACCGAACCCGAGCCCGGCCCTCGACACGGGCCTGGAACGGGCCTCCGCCCCGCGCCCGACGCCGAACCCCGGCCCGAACCCGCCGAACCACCACCGCACGGCGACACCGCTGAACGCTGA
- a CDS encoding SGNH/GDSL hydrolase family protein, whose product MNNALRTLVTAGSLVLLTTACSGTPADSSAPADATDPAGSSGSSGSSGSDPSTAPMSSVLLIGDSIAVGQSLPLAASFGESTVDFESIAAEGGGNVVGPFSEEQWETLPDQIGSASPDVVLYQITTYDWGTREEQAQGYERLVDTVTDAGAELVFVTAPPIRPDDFYEPHMNDLERAPQVAREVAQDSGGSATVLDAAEVWGPEYSQEREGMADRNPDGIHTCPQGAARFTRWLLDELAELYPGFTPPAPETWAEGDWAADDHFSAC is encoded by the coding sequence ATGAACAACGCACTGCGCACACTCGTCACCGCCGGATCCCTGGTCCTGCTGACCACCGCCTGTTCGGGTACCCCAGCGGACAGCTCCGCTCCCGCCGATGCCACCGACCCCGCCGGTTCGTCCGGCTCCAGCGGTTCCAGCGGCTCCGATCCTTCGACCGCGCCGATGTCCAGCGTTCTCCTCATCGGCGACTCCATCGCGGTGGGCCAGTCGCTGCCGCTGGCGGCCTCGTTCGGGGAGAGCACGGTCGACTTCGAGTCGATCGCCGCCGAGGGCGGCGGGAACGTCGTCGGACCGTTCTCCGAGGAACAGTGGGAGACCCTTCCCGACCAGATCGGGTCCGCGTCCCCCGACGTGGTGCTCTACCAGATCACCACCTACGACTGGGGGACGCGGGAGGAGCAGGCACAGGGGTACGAGCGGCTCGTGGACACCGTGACGGACGCGGGAGCCGAACTGGTCTTCGTCACGGCTCCGCCGATCCGCCCCGACGACTTCTACGAGCCGCACATGAACGACCTCGAACGCGCACCGCAGGTCGCACGGGAGGTCGCCCAGGACTCGGGAGGCAGCGCCACAGTGCTCGACGCGGCCGAGGTGTGGGGCCCGGAGTACTCCCAGGAACGGGAGGGCATGGCCGACCGCAACCCCGACGGCATCCACACCTGCCCCCAGGGTGCCGCGCGGTTCACCCGCTGGCTGCTCGACGAACTCGCCGAGCTCTACCCGGGCTTCACCCCGCCCGCGCCCGAGACGTGGGCGGAAGGGGACTGGGCGGCCGACGACCACTTCTCCGCCTGTTGA
- a CDS encoding NAD-dependent epimerase/dehydratase family protein, whose protein sequence is MILVTGGLGFIGTHTVRALLDLGEDCVVVQRRARDLPAFLDESRVAVEQADITDRDALPSIGRRHAITGIVHLAGSYPWPPVPDAPVEATRRALDGLLNIAQSAQEWGVRRLGVASTIGVYFGAGHDGPLREDAPLPMSAPVSIPTFKKVGELLGGFLADTTGVDIVDYRVSGTWGPLGHRDPFFAGPALVHAAARGTVPDLSHLVAPAFAEDGLDLNYVKDTGRAIALLQLAETLKHRTYNVGSGRVTTNAQLVEAIRTVVPDARIDLPEGGTAPHMVLDTSRLREDTGYRPDYDTERAAADYIAWLRAGHAN, encoded by the coding sequence ATGATCCTGGTCACCGGAGGCCTCGGCTTCATCGGGACGCACACCGTGCGAGCACTGCTCGACCTGGGCGAGGACTGCGTCGTGGTCCAGCGACGCGCCCGCGACCTCCCCGCCTTCCTCGACGAGTCCCGCGTGGCGGTGGAGCAGGCCGACATCACCGACCGCGACGCCCTGCCCTCGATCGGCCGCCGCCACGCCATCACGGGCATCGTGCACCTGGCGGGGTCCTACCCCTGGCCGCCCGTGCCCGACGCTCCGGTCGAGGCGACCCGGCGGGCGCTCGACGGCCTGCTGAACATCGCGCAGTCCGCGCAGGAGTGGGGCGTGCGGCGCCTGGGGGTGGCCAGCACGATCGGGGTCTACTTCGGCGCCGGACACGACGGCCCGCTGCGCGAGGACGCTCCGCTGCCGATGAGCGCCCCCGTCTCGATCCCCACCTTCAAGAAGGTCGGCGAACTCCTGGGCGGCTTCCTCGCCGACACCACGGGCGTGGACATCGTCGACTACCGCGTCTCGGGCACCTGGGGGCCGCTCGGGCATCGCGACCCGTTCTTCGCCGGCCCCGCGCTCGTGCACGCCGCCGCCCGCGGAACCGTCCCCGACCTGTCCCACCTCGTGGCGCCCGCCTTCGCCGAGGACGGGCTCGACCTCAACTACGTGAAGGACACCGGGCGGGCCATCGCCCTCCTCCAGCTCGCGGAGACGTTGAAGCACCGCACGTACAACGTCGGATCCGGTCGGGTCACGACCAACGCCCAGCTGGTCGAAGCGATCAGGACCGTGGTCCCCGACGCCCGGATCGATCTTCCCGAGGGCGGCACGGCACCCCACATGGTGCTCGACACCAGCAGGCTCCGGGAGGACACCGGCTACCGGCCCGACTACGACACCGAGCGGGCCGCCGCCGACTACATCGCGTGGCTGCGCGCGGGCCACGCGAACTGA
- a CDS encoding energy-coupling factor ABC transporter ATP-binding protein produces the protein MRARPPGPDRPAATSTEHAPPGSGAPPTPTDPPTEPAPPTPPAPPAEPAPLVLAGTGLHYEYEGTGPALTGVDVGVGRGGLLAVLGPNGGGKTTLLRLLAGSLAPTRGSVLLDGAPVARGRRARDRLRRRVQMVFQDPDDQLFSATVGQDVSFGPLNLDLPADHVRARVDWALGALGITALADRPTHLLSYGQRKRVVLAGAMAMLPDVLVLDEPTAGLDPAGVAELVATLDALRARGTTLIVSTHDVDLVHGWAEHALVLDRTVLASGPAGEVLGDSDLLARARLRPAWGPLVGRVLRAHGLLPADAADPASSEELARLLGT, from the coding sequence ATGCGCGCCCGACCGCCGGGGCCGGACCGGCCCGCCGCGACCTCGACGGAGCACGCCCCGCCCGGGTCCGGCGCCCCACCCACCCCGACCGATCCGCCTACCGAACCGGCTCCGCCCACTCCGCCCGCTCCACCAGCCGAACCCGCCCCGCTCGTCCTGGCCGGCACCGGCCTGCACTACGAGTACGAGGGCACCGGCCCCGCGCTGACCGGAGTGGACGTGGGGGTCGGCCGCGGCGGCCTGCTGGCGGTGCTGGGCCCCAACGGGGGCGGCAAGACCACGCTGTTGCGGCTGCTGGCCGGCAGCCTGGCGCCCACCCGGGGTTCGGTGCTGCTGGACGGAGCACCGGTCGCGCGCGGCCGACGCGCCCGCGACCGGCTGCGGCGCCGGGTCCAGATGGTCTTCCAGGATCCCGATGACCAGCTCTTCTCCGCCACCGTCGGCCAGGACGTCTCCTTCGGCCCGCTCAACCTGGACCTGCCCGCCGATCACGTGCGCGCACGGGTGGACTGGGCGCTGGGCGCTCTCGGCATCACCGCGCTCGCGGACCGTCCCACCCACCTGCTCTCCTACGGTCAGCGCAAGCGGGTGGTGCTGGCCGGGGCGATGGCGATGCTCCCCGATGTGCTCGTCCTGGACGAACCCACGGCCGGATTGGACCCGGCCGGCGTGGCCGAACTCGTGGCGACCCTGGACGCGTTGCGGGCGCGGGGCACCACACTCATCGTGTCCACGCACGACGTGGACCTGGTGCACGGCTGGGCGGAACACGCGCTCGTGCTCGACCGGACCGTGCTGGCTTCGGGCCCGGCCGGAGAGGTCCTGGGCGACTCCGACCTGCTGGCCCGGGCCCGGCTCCGTCCGGCCTGGGGTCCCCTGGTGGGCCGGGTCCTGCGTGCGCACGGCCTGCTGCCGGCCGATGCCGCCGACCCCGCCTCGTCCGAGGAGCTGGCCCGGCTCCTGGGCACCTGA
- the cbiQ gene encoding cobalt ECF transporter T component CbiQ has translation MTPIDTAAYRSRWRRYHPAVKGVLCGGLLACALLLPPWPGAALVGAATLAAAAAARVPFGLLARVATAPLVLIATSAAPLLLAVGGSGDLGWADGGAERAATVVARASAALGTQLLFVLTTPMADLLARLARSRLPTALVEVVALTYQMLMVLMQTAQRVTSGQAGRLGYHSRRSGIRSAGALGGVLLVRSLDRARRLQEGLACRGYTGRLTVQTDEQPVRLVELAAAAAPALLIAALSLTQAVLL, from the coding sequence GTGACACCGATCGACACCGCCGCCTACCGGAGCCGGTGGCGGCGGTACCACCCCGCCGTGAAGGGGGTCCTGTGCGGCGGGCTGCTGGCCTGCGCCCTGCTCCTGCCGCCGTGGCCGGGCGCCGCGCTGGTGGGCGCGGCCACCCTGGCCGCGGCGGCCGCGGCCCGCGTCCCCTTCGGTCTGCTGGCCCGCGTGGCGACGGCGCCGCTGGTGCTCATCGCCACCAGCGCGGCCCCTCTCCTGCTCGCGGTGGGCGGTTCGGGGGATCTGGGCTGGGCCGACGGCGGCGCGGAGCGGGCCGCCACCGTGGTGGCGCGGGCGTCCGCGGCTCTCGGCACCCAGCTGCTGTTCGTCCTGACCACGCCCATGGCCGACCTGCTGGCCCGGTTGGCCCGCTCCCGGCTGCCCACCGCCCTGGTCGAGGTGGTCGCCCTCACCTATCAGATGCTGATGGTGCTGATGCAGACCGCCCAGCGCGTCACGTCCGGCCAGGCGGGGCGGCTCGGCTACCACTCGCGTCGGTCGGGGATCCGATCGGCGGGCGCGCTGGGCGGGGTGCTGCTGGTCCGCTCCCTCGACCGGGCACGGCGGCTCCAGGAGGGCCTGGCCTGTCGTGGATACACCGGCCGGCTCACCGTCCAGACCGACGAGCAGCCGGTGCGGCTGGTGGAGCTGGCCGCGGCCGCCGCTCCGGCCCTGCTGATCGCCGCCCTCTCCCTCACCCAGGCGGTCCTGCTGTGA
- a CDS encoding energy-coupling factor ABC transporter permease: protein MHIPEGLLPPLHAAAWTAAAAPFIVHGVRSLTREVRADPDAKLLLGAAGAFCFVLSALKIPSATGTSSHPVGVGLGAVLFRPPVMAVLGTVTLLFQALLLAHGGLSTLGANAFSLAVVGPWVAYGAFRLLRSVTARLSEGLSMSVSVFAAAFSASLGTYTVTSFQLALAHPDPESGILGAFVKYAAIFSLTQIPIAVIEGLITVAVIRILTSVSRGDLVRLGLLSPATASTPHQPSSPSEPDPGDGTAARTTSAPATTAEAQDEGTSA, encoded by the coding sequence ATGCACATACCCGAAGGCTTGCTGCCTCCGCTGCACGCCGCCGCCTGGACCGCGGCCGCGGCCCCGTTCATCGTCCACGGCGTGCGCTCCCTCACCCGCGAGGTGCGTGCCGATCCCGACGCGAAACTGCTGCTCGGCGCCGCGGGCGCGTTCTGCTTCGTCCTCTCGGCCCTGAAGATCCCCTCCGCGACCGGCACCAGCTCGCACCCGGTGGGGGTCGGCCTGGGCGCGGTGCTCTTCCGACCACCGGTGATGGCGGTCCTGGGCACTGTCACCCTGCTCTTCCAGGCGCTGCTGCTCGCACACGGCGGGCTGTCCACGCTCGGAGCCAACGCCTTCTCGCTCGCCGTGGTCGGCCCCTGGGTGGCCTACGGAGCCTTCAGACTCCTGCGATCGGTGACCGCCCGTCTGTCCGAAGGGCTGTCGATGTCGGTGTCGGTGTTCGCCGCGGCCTTCTCGGCCAGCCTGGGCACCTACACCGTCACCAGCTTCCAGCTCGCCCTGGCGCACCCGGACCCGGAGAGCGGAATCCTGGGCGCGTTCGTCAAGTACGCGGCCATCTTCTCCCTCACCCAGATCCCGATCGCGGTCATCGAGGGCCTGATCACCGTGGCGGTGATCCGCATCCTCACCTCGGTCAGCCGTGGCGACCTCGTCCGGCTCGGGCTTCTGTCCCCGGCCACCGCGTCGACCCCGCACCAGCCCTCGTCCCCGTCCGAGCCCGATCCCGGGGATGGAACCGCGGCACGGACCACGTCCGCGCCCGCGACCACCGCCGAGGCCCAGGACGAGGGGACGAGCGCATGA
- a CDS encoding response regulator transcription factor, producing the protein MARLLLIEDDPMVRRGLELALSRHGHDMRTADTGEEGLALLRTAPSDLVVLDVMLPGMGGLEVCRRIRAVGGTPVIILTALGDDFDIVGGLAAGADDYVVKPAQPTVLDARVRAVLRRSSPEAGGARVHGDLCVDTTALTVSLRGEPVSLTPTELRLLLVLSRSPGRVFSRRRLLEEVWEHDYLGDSRLVDNCVQRLRAKIEPSATAPRYVQTVRGFGYRFGPV; encoded by the coding sequence GTGGCACGACTTCTGCTGATCGAAGACGACCCGATGGTGCGGCGGGGACTCGAACTCGCCCTGTCCAGGCACGGGCACGACATGCGCACGGCCGACACGGGAGAGGAGGGCCTGGCGCTCCTTCGGACCGCCCCGTCGGACCTGGTCGTGCTCGACGTGATGCTGCCCGGCATGGGCGGACTCGAGGTGTGCCGCCGCATCAGGGCCGTCGGCGGCACACCGGTGATCATCCTGACCGCGCTCGGCGACGACTTCGACATCGTCGGCGGGCTGGCGGCGGGCGCGGACGACTACGTGGTCAAGCCCGCGCAGCCCACCGTGCTCGACGCACGCGTGCGTGCGGTGCTGCGCCGCAGCTCGCCCGAGGCCGGCGGCGCCCGCGTCCACGGGGACCTGTGCGTCGACACCACCGCCCTGACCGTCTCCCTGCGCGGTGAGCCGGTCTCGCTGACCCCCACCGAACTGCGCCTCCTGCTGGTCCTGTCCCGCTCCCCGGGCCGGGTGTTCAGCCGCCGACGACTGCTGGAGGAGGTGTGGGAGCACGACTACCTCGGCGACTCGCGCCTGGTCGACAACTGCGTGCAGCGGCTGCGGGCCAAGATCGAGCCCTCCGCCACGGCTCCCCGGTACGTCCAGACGGTGCGGGGATTCGGCTACCGGTTCGGGCCGGTGTGA
- a CDS encoding sensor histidine kinase: MTAPRWPRPSRWPRPRGLRARLLTAFVLVTVLGAAASAWASANAASAALVTSHQQRITETVAAQVAATAPHVTYPPDQEALDRLEQAVGGRARVTFEESASAGAFDAGLVTDEIRAAVRHEDEVSAQRITLDGRSWLLVGTPVMLTAVDGTRSASGVEVYALRDLAGVENTIDGLALAAGTTAAAALPLSVLLALLAARGVLQPVRDLRDTAGRLASGDLDARSEPQGADELAELTVAVNEMAASLQESMATKERMRADARRFVADVSHELRTPLSTLAAVVEVLESSTDGMHGDARESAQMAISETHRLIRLVEDLMEVSRFDAGTARLHVEEVDVVDTVRTCLRLRGWEDRVELEAPERVVLRLDRRRLDLIVANLVGNALRHGAPPVRVAVRALPGGVRVTVTDAGPGLGAEVLPHVFDRFYKADRSRTRTPGSGLGLGIARENARLHGGDLTAADTGSNTGPGTRSGARFDLVLPDQEEES, encoded by the coding sequence GTGACGGCCCCCCGGTGGCCCCGCCCCTCCCGATGGCCCCGCCCGCGCGGGCTCCGCGCCCGGCTGCTGACGGCGTTCGTCCTGGTCACGGTCCTGGGCGCCGCCGCGTCCGCCTGGGCGAGCGCCAACGCGGCGAGTGCGGCGCTGGTCACCTCCCACCAGCAGCGGATCACCGAGACCGTCGCCGCGCAGGTCGCCGCCACCGCACCGCACGTGACCTACCCGCCGGACCAGGAGGCGCTCGACCGCCTGGAGCAGGCGGTCGGGGGCCGGGCCAGGGTCACCTTCGAGGAATCGGCCTCGGCCGGTGCGTTCGACGCCGGCCTGGTCACCGACGAGATCCGGGCCGCAGTGCGGCACGAGGACGAGGTGTCCGCCCAGCGGATCACGCTGGACGGCCGGTCCTGGCTCCTGGTGGGGACGCCGGTCATGCTCACCGCCGTCGACGGGACACGGTCCGCGTCCGGCGTCGAGGTGTACGCCCTGCGCGACCTCGCCGGCGTGGAGAACACGATCGACGGACTCGCGCTGGCCGCGGGGACCACGGCCGCGGCGGCCCTGCCCCTGTCGGTGCTCCTGGCACTGCTGGCCGCGCGCGGGGTCCTGCAGCCCGTCCGCGACCTGCGCGACACGGCCGGACGGCTGGCCTCGGGCGACCTCGACGCCCGGTCGGAACCCCAGGGCGCCGACGAACTCGCCGAGCTGACCGTCGCCGTCAACGAGATGGCGGCCTCGCTCCAGGAGTCCATGGCGACGAAGGAACGGATGCGGGCCGACGCCCGCAGGTTCGTCGCGGACGTCTCCCACGAGCTGCGCACGCCCCTGAGCACGCTGGCGGCGGTCGTGGAGGTGCTGGAGTCCTCGACCGACGGCATGCACGGCGACGCCCGTGAGTCCGCGCAGATGGCGATCAGCGAGACCCACCGCCTGATCAGGCTCGTGGAGGACCTGATGGAGGTGTCCCGCTTCGACGCCGGAACCGCGCGACTGCACGTCGAGGAGGTGGACGTGGTCGACACGGTCCGGACCTGCCTCCGGCTGCGGGGGTGGGAGGACCGCGTCGAGCTGGAGGCGCCGGAGCGGGTCGTGCTGCGCCTGGACCGCCGCAGGCTGGACCTCATCGTCGCCAACCTGGTCGGCAACGCGCTGCGGCACGGGGCGCCGCCGGTGCGCGTGGCGGTGCGGGCGCTCCCCGGCGGCGTGCGCGTCACCGTCACCGACGCCGGTCCGGGCCTGGGCGCGGAGGTGCTCCCGCACGTGTTCGACCGCTTCTACAAGGCGGACCGGTCGCGGACCCGTACGCCGGGCAGTGGCCTGGGCCTGGGGATCGCGCGGGAGAACGCCCGTCTGCACGGGGGCGACCTCACCGCGGCCGACACCGGGTCCAACACCGGGCCCGGGACGCGGTCCGGCGCGCGGTTCGACCTCGTACTGCCCGATCAGGAGGAGGAGTCGTGA